The following DNA comes from Halorhabdus tiamatea SARL4B.
GTCGACCGCGTCCCGGTCCAGCGCCTCGAACACGACGACGCGGGCGAGGCGGTGACGGCGGCGGTCTACGCCACGCCCGACGGTGAGACGTATCGCCAAGAGGCCCGGGAGTTCGTCCTCGCGGCCGGCGGCGTCGAGACGCCGCGACTCCTCTTGCTGTCGGACTCGCCACAGTATCCCGACGGCCTGGCGAATTCGAGCGGGCTCGTCGGGCGGTACTTCCACGAGCACCTCTTTGCCGGGACGAGCGGCGTGATCGACCGGGAGACCCGCCAGCACCACGTCGGATTCAACACCACCGAGTCCCACCAGTTCTACGACGAACCGGCGGCTGGAACGGGACAGGGGATCCCCGCGGCCGAGGCCGACGCGGACGATCTCGGGCCGATCAAACTCGAATTCCGCAACTACGGCGGTCCCTCACCGGTCGGCCTGGCGCTGTCCGACGGCGGCTGGGGCGAGGCGCTACGGGAGCGAGTCGCCGACGCCTACGGCAACCACCTCACGGTGGGAGCGCTTGTCGAGCAGACGCCGCGGCGGGAGAACCGCGTGGCTCTCGATCCCTCGATCACCGACGACCACGGCAATCCCGTCCCGGAGATCCACTGGGATCTCGACGATCGCACCCGGCGGACGCTCCGGCGGGCCAACGCGATCCAGGAGGGGATTCTCGAGGAACTCGACGCCGAGATCACCTGGCAGATCGGCCCCGAAAACACAGGGCCAGCGTTCCACCACATGGGGACGACGCGGATGGGGGCCGATCCGGAGGAGAGCGTCGTCGACGGGCGGGGCCGGACCCACGATCTGGCGAACCTCTGGCTCGCGGGGTCGAGCGTCTTCCCGACCGGCGGCGCGATGAACCCGACGCTCTCGATCGCTGCCCTGGCGTTGCGGGCGGCCGACCACGTCGCGGAAAAGCTGTGACACGGATTCGTCCTGGGCGCGTTCGACAACAGCCCCGTTTCGGGCCGACCGCCGGGCAAAGAATGATCACCGTTCGCTGAGAAGCACGATCATGGCTACAAACCCCAGCGACTGGAACCTCCGACGGTTCAACGCCGCGATGGCCGTCCTGCACTTCCTGCAGGGCGCACTGATGGTGTACCTGAGTTCTTCGCGGGAGTGGACGATCACGGCGGTCTACCAGGAGTTCGATACGACGACCGAAACGCTCTCGCCGGTCATGGAGTCGATCGGGACGATCGAGTTGGCCTACCTGGCCGCCGGGTTCCTGTTCATCTCGGCGATCGCCCACGCGCTGATCGCGACCGTCCTCTACGATCGGTACGTCGCGTATCTCGAGCAGGGGATGAATCCCTATCGGTGGTACGAGTACGCCGTCAGCGCGTCGTTGATGATTGTCCTGATCGCGATGCTCGCCGGCGTCTGGAACCTGGGCACGTTGATCGCGCTGTTCGGCCTCGTCGCCGTGATGAACCTCTGTGGGCTGGTGATGGAACGCCACAACGCCCTCACCGAGGAGACCGACTGGAGTTCGTTCATCGTCGGTTCGCTCGCCGGCGTCGTCCCCTGGATCACGATCGCCGTCACGATCGTCGGCACCTACTCCTTCGGTGAGGGGAGCCCGCCGGACTTCGTGATCGCGATCTACGTCTCGCTGTTCGTGCTGTTCAACCTCTTCGCGATCAACATGCTGTTACAATACCGGGGCGTCTGGAAGTGGAAAGACTACCGCTTCGGCGAAGTCGGCTACATCGTCCTGAGCCTGGTCGCGAAGTCACTGCTCGCCTGGCAGGTCTACTTCGGCGCGCTCAACTCGCCAGTGTAGCGGCCAGAACGCGGCTTCGCCCCTTCTTTAGGCCAACCTAAAGACTCAAGTGTACCCCGACGAACGGGAGAGTAATGAGCGACGACGGAGAGAGTGACCACGGAACCAGGACGGATGCGTACACGTTCGCGGACGTCAGCGTCGTGATGGGGACCTACAACGAGCGCGAAGCGATCGGGGCCGTCCTCGAAGACATCGAACGCGTGACCGACGGACAAGCCGAGGTGGTCTGCGTCGACAGTTCGAGCGACGGGACGGCAGAGGTGGCTCGCGAGCACGGGGCCAGAGTGATCGAACAGGAACCGCAGGGCTACGGCGTGGCCGTCCACGAGGCGATCGCGACGCCCGACCGGCCGGTGATCGTCACGACGGACTGTGACGACACCTACCCGATGGAGCGACTGCCGGACTTCCTGGCAGCCATCAACGATGGGTACGACGTGGTCAGCGGCGACCGGCTCACCGGCGGGGCCGAGACGATGCCCCGGTTCAATCGGCTGGGGAACCACGCCTTCGCGTGGCTGGCGAGTGCCCTGATCGGCGAGCGCGTCCACGACACGACCACGGGGATGCGGGCCTACCGCCACGAGGTCATCGACGCGATCGAGTGGACCGAGAACACCGGGCTCTCGGCCGAGTTGCTCCTTCGGCCGCTGGTTCGTGGGTATCGGGTCACGGAAATCCCCATCGACTATCGCGAGCGCGTCGGGGAGACGACGCTCGACCCACTCGCCGGTGGGGCCGCGATCGCGAAGTCCATCGCCAAAGTCTCTCTTCAGGAGCGCTGGCAAAGTCGATCCGGGAGTGAGCCAGCAGGGCTCGACCGAACAGTCGACGGGCAGTCTCGCTAGTAGTGCGCACGGAGCGCCTCACTTCCGCAAGAAATCGGGCAACTCCTCGCGTTCGAGTCCGTCCTCGAGTCGCCGTTCGAGCATCTCGATAGAACCGAGCGCGTCCGGGAGCGAGTCCCGCCCCTCGGGGACGTCTTCGGCGTCGACGGTCGTCTTCTCGCCGTCCCCCTCGATCAACTCGTCCCAGACCGCCGTCGACGCCTCGACCTCGTCGCGTCGGCCCGCAGCCTTGCGTTTGCCCTCCTGGTAGGCGAGTTCGATGAGACTCCGATCGTAGGACCGGCCCGTCGTCTCCAGGACGCGTTCGTACTCCTCTGGATTGGGGTCGCCGAGCACCGCCGCCACGCCGAGAGCGAAGGCACGCTCGGTGGCCTCGTCCTTCCCGAGTGTCTCCCAGTCTGTGCCGTAGGTGCGTTCGTACATTATGTCTGGACCTTGCTATCGGGGAACACCCGCAAGCCCTGCTCGGAGAACTCGATCTCACGGATGTCACAGTCGATAGCGGTCCCGCGCATCTTGATGACCTGCACGCCGCGGGTCATGCTGCCCGAGTCCAGGAAATTGTGGAAGAAGATGACGCCGTGTGCGAGGTAGTGCTCGTCGGAATACGCGCTGGGATCGGTCATCTCCGAGATCAGGACGATCGTCGCGTCGGTCTGTTTCAGCGCCGAGAGAAAGCCCGTGATCTCCTCGGAGACGTCGGTGAAAAAGTGCTGGAGTAGCATCGTCGAGTCGATGACCGCCCGGTCGATGTCGTTGGCTTCGATGTAGGCCACGAGCCGATTCGTCAGGCCGCCGTCGCTCCCGAACTGCGAGATCGTCCGCTTGCCGCTCTCGGTCACGAGGTTCAGAAACTGAACCGTATTCGACTGCATCGCCCGGTCGAACCCGAACTCGAAGCCGGCCATGTCCTGGCTCAATTCGGACTTCGTCTCGTGCATCGTCACGTACAGACACGTATCCCCCTCTTTGGCACCCTGGGTGATGAACATCGACGAGAAGGTCGTCTTCCCGCTGCCCGGCGGCCCACTTACCACGTAGAGCCGGTTCGGCAGCAGTCCACCCTCGACGAGTTCGTCGAACCCCGGCACGCCACTGGCCAGACGCATACCGGACGAAGACACCGTCACCACTAAGGCCTTTCTTCGTCGTTCTCAGGAGTGATACCGCCGGGCCCATTCGAAAGGCGTAGCGTGACGGACGCCTACCGGTACTCCCTGGTACACTCCCGACAGTAGGTGTAGCTCGGATCGAACTCGTTTTCGGCCCCACAGTGTGGACACCGGACCGTCTCGCCTCCCGTCAGGTGGTCGGTGTCCCGCGATTCGACTGTCTGGCGCGGCCCGCGCTCGCCAGTCTCCGGGGTCGTGCGCTCGAGTGACGTCTTTCCCTCCCCGAGATACCAGTAGATGAGCAACTGAAAGAGCAGAAATCCCAGGACGTACGCGACGATCCAGCCCCAGACGGGAGCCATGTGTTATCTTTTAACGTGCTCGTACTTGGATTTTCGGATCGGGACCGTCCTGGCGGCAGTCACGCTTCCTCGTCGAAGTCCTTGAACGCCGTCGCGAAGTCGTCGTCGTCGAAGGAGCCGATCGTCTCGTCGAGGCGCTCGCGAAGTTCGTCGCGTCGATCGAGCAACCGCCCGTAGGCGTCGTTGTGTGCCAGTTCGGTTTCGCTCTTGTTGGATCGGAGCGTGGCAACCTTCGAGGACACCCGGTAGAGTTCCTGGAACTGCTTCTCGTAGGACTGGAAGGTAAGCAGGCGTTCGATGGTCTCGAACAGTTCCTCGCGGGAGACTGGTTTGGTGATGTAGGCGTCGAAGGGCATCTCGATGATGTCGAAGTCCGGATCGACAGCCGTGACCATGGCCACCCGGCAATCGAGGCCCCGATCGCGGATCCGTTCGAGCACGTCGTCACCAGAGAGTCCCGGCATCCGGCGGTCGAGCAGGACGACGTCGACGGTATCGTCGAGCGTCTCTAAGGCCTCCTGGCCGCTATACGCCGTCAGAACGCTGTACTCACCCTCCAGCTGGGCGGCGTAGGCGTCGGCGACGTCCGGCTCGTCGTCGACCACCAGAACGATGGGAGCAACACTGGCTGACATCTGCGTGCCCGAAGTTGGTGTGGCACGTCCCATAAGGCTTCGGGCGTCCGTGCGGCGAACCCACCAGCGCCTGGCTGGTCCGCCCACTCCCCGCCGGTGGAATCGGCCGGCAACCGGGGAGCTATGTCGATCGAAGTTCTACGACAGGTATGGTCGAAGTCACGTATTACTGTCCGTACTGCGGGGCCGTCACGAGCGTCGAACGGGACGCCACACTGGAAGACGCCTCCGTGACGCGAGAACCGCTCGCCGACCGGGAATACGCCGCGACGACGGACGACGTCGAGGCCGCCGACGGCATCGAGTTCGTCTG
Coding sequences within:
- a CDS encoding RAD55 family ATPase, with product MRLASGVPGFDELVEGGLLPNRLYVVSGPPGSGKTTFSSMFITQGAKEGDTCLYVTMHETKSELSQDMAGFEFGFDRAMQSNTVQFLNLVTESGKRTISQFGSDGGLTNRLVAYIEANDIDRAVIDSTMLLQHFFTDVSEEITGFLSALKQTDATIVLISEMTDPSAYSDEHYLAHGVIFFHNFLDSGSMTRGVQVIKMRGTAIDCDIREIEFSEQGLRVFPDSKVQT
- a CDS encoding response regulator — encoded protein: MSASVAPIVLVVDDEPDVADAYAAQLEGEYSVLTAYSGQEALETLDDTVDVVLLDRRMPGLSGDDVLERIRDRGLDCRVAMVTAVDPDFDIIEMPFDAYITKPVSREELFETIERLLTFQSYEKQFQELYRVSSKVATLRSNKSETELAHNDAYGRLLDRRDELRERLDETIGSFDDDDFATAFKDFDEEA
- the heR gene encoding heliorhodopsin HeR; its protein translation is MATNPSDWNLRRFNAAMAVLHFLQGALMVYLSSSREWTITAVYQEFDTTTETLSPVMESIGTIELAYLAAGFLFISAIAHALIATVLYDRYVAYLEQGMNPYRWYEYAVSASLMIVLIAMLAGVWNLGTLIALFGLVAVMNLCGLVMERHNALTEETDWSSFIVGSLAGVVPWITIAVTIVGTYSFGEGSPPDFVIAIYVSLFVLFNLFAINMLLQYRGVWKWKDYRFGEVGYIVLSLVAKSLLAWQVYFGALNSPV
- a CDS encoding GMC family oxidoreductase, yielding MSGGRRSNDRADRTPIEDADVCIVGAGPAGALIAHRLAAVGHEVVVLEAGPRFDPEARIEQMEDALRPAHGRPDVWGMGGERDAYTSSGDRHYPLNHTRVKGVGGSTLHWQGMVMRLHERDFAVASQDGVAADWPIEYDDLRPYYAEAETALGIAGASDNPFEPPREQPHPMAAFEPSHSDSIFAEACEALGITTHSVPNARNSEPYDDRSACVGYGTCQPVCPSGAKYDATSHVEKAEAAGARVVDRVPVQRLEHDDAGEAVTAAVYATPDGETYRQEAREFVLAAGGVETPRLLLLSDSPQYPDGLANSSGLVGRYFHEHLFAGTSGVIDRETRQHHVGFNTTESHQFYDEPAAGTGQGIPAAEADADDLGPIKLEFRNYGGPSPVGLALSDGGWGEALRERVADAYGNHLTVGALVEQTPRRENRVALDPSITDDHGNPVPEIHWDLDDRTRRTLRRANAIQEGILEELDAEITWQIGPENTGPAFHHMGTTRMGADPEESVVDGRGRTHDLANLWLAGSSVFPTGGAMNPTLSIAALALRAADHVAEKL
- a CDS encoding DUF7577 domain-containing protein, coding for MAPVWGWIVAYVLGFLLFQLLIYWYLGEGKTSLERTTPETGERGPRQTVESRDTDHLTGGETVRCPHCGAENEFDPSYTYCRECTREYR
- a CDS encoding dolichyl-phosphate hexose transferase, with amino-acid sequence MSDDGESDHGTRTDAYTFADVSVVMGTYNEREAIGAVLEDIERVTDGQAEVVCVDSSSDGTAEVAREHGARVIEQEPQGYGVAVHEAIATPDRPVIVTTDCDDTYPMERLPDFLAAINDGYDVVSGDRLTGGAETMPRFNRLGNHAFAWLASALIGERVHDTTTGMRAYRHEVIDAIEWTENTGLSAELLLRPLVRGYRVTEIPIDYRERVGETTLDPLAGGAAIAKSIAKVSLQERWQSRSGSEPAGLDRTVDGQSR